The following DNA comes from Bos indicus isolate NIAB-ARS_2022 breed Sahiwal x Tharparkar chromosome 3, NIAB-ARS_B.indTharparkar_mat_pri_1.0, whole genome shotgun sequence.
CCTCCATAGTTAAGGTCTTCTCATAAACTAAGCCTATGAAAAAGGAATGGATTCCAATGAGAGGAAGGGGTTTTTCTTCCTAAAGCTTCTTGAATGAAGGTGTATCTGTGCCATCTGGCTTGACCAGGAATTCCACTTGTTTCCAAATGAAAATAAGTGCCTCTAAAAATTATTATCCTTAAGATAAAGTAGCCATTTCTGGATCAAGGAGGCAGTAAGAGTTGGTACCCCAACTAGAAGTGAGTTAATATACTTACGCTCTAATTTTAGACTGTTGTAGGAGGCAAAAACAGTCATTTCTTCAGATCATCCCAGGAGTTTTGGGATCTGTTTATTATGGATACCCAACTTTTATTACCTCAAAGAGTATGGGCCTCTCTTTTCTTGTGTGTTCTATCTTCTTCATGTGCTAATCATCTGCATTTTTTACTTCATTTGTGCCACATTCCCCACACCCCAAACATGCATACACATTCACTTATACAAGTACACTCATGCTTGTGCTTGCTCTCACATACACATagcaagaaagaagaaacaaggaaTGGTTACAATCTTACTTAGGTTtctttctctaccttttcatGGTAACTTTTAGTATTGTCCcagagttattttttttaaatcacacccAATAGGGGAACAATGTTCTTGGTAATAGCATTAAAAACCCTTAGGAAACATCAGAAAAGTTCTGTAGAGGttgtggaagaagagaaaaatttggGGGAGCAATATGTAGTATCAGCAAAATATTATAGACTAATCCTTAgacctttttagaaaaaaagaaaactagatgaATGAGATAATGCACCTGAGTAATCCACTTGCCCCATAGTCACCCTTAACCTTCTGGAGCAAATGACTAATCCTCCTTCACTGGGGTCAATGAAGAGGAGAAATGTTAGGTGGATTCCTTACATCCAAATTTGgaactgaaaatgtatttttcatagaaacatTGTTACACATTTTAGTAAGATCTCAGTGTTGTTGGAATTATACTATATCACAGATAAATTCTGTTGAAAGTTAGAGTACCCTGAAAACTCTCCCattgcatttaattttattaGAGGATTGAACTTTTGAAACTTTGAAACTTGATTCTTTGGAAACTAGGAACTGTTCTTCATGTTCTCCAAGAAAAGAGGCTTGATGTAAACCACCTAGATCCCCATTCTGCATGAAAAAAAATAGGCCCTGTCTATCCTGTcgttcttcttccctttcaccAGACCAGATACACTAACAGCTATTTCCACTTAGCCTCAAGCTTTTTGTAAGAAGAAATAAGATTGATAGATTGCTCACAGTGGTTTCTTTGATATGAATAAAAGGAGGAGGGactttaaaagcagaaagaaggaagggctcTTGACACGATAGCCATATCATAATTgcctaaatatcttttttttgcCATCAATTGTGCAAGTTATGGTATCCATGAAATAAGATATGCATGAAACCAGCACTGCTTAGGTTTTGGAATGCTATCGAGACATGGcagttctggttttgtttttattacctGGATAAAgattaggagttttatagtttctgagaATCTGCCAGTCTGAGTTACAAAGTGATAGCAGCAGCAGGTCTGGCTTTCAATAATATCTAATTGGTAGGGTTTCACACTTAAGATGGAgatggcgatggcaccccactccagtactcttgcctgaaatatcccatagacaaggagcctggtaggctgcagtccatggggtcgctaagagtcagacacgactgagtgacttcactttcacttttcattttcatgcattggagaaggaaatggcaacccactccagtgttcttgcctggagaatcccagggactggggagcctggtgggctgccgtctatggggttgcacagagttggacacgactgaagcgacttagcagcagcagcatacttaagAACAGCAAGTATTGTAAATCATATGTATGTTTGGGAAAGTAGCAAAATAACTTCTGTCCCcagaaaagtttaagaaaaagctAGAGTTCCAggtcaaaagtaaaaaaaaaaacaaattgaggAATGAAACTTGACTTGGGCTTTTCCTTATCTGTGCTGTTTATGTAATATACATCAGTTATATTTGggaataaaatatcatttaggGTTTTCTCagatactgctgctactgctaagtcacttcagtcgtgtccgactctgtgcaacctcagagacagcagcccaccaggccctgccgtccctgggattctccaggcaagaacactggagagggttgccatttcctcctccaatgcatgaaagtgaaaagggaaagtgaagtcgctcagtcgtgtccgactcttagtgaccccatggactgcagcccaccagtctcctccatccatgggatttttcaggcaagaatactggagtgggttgccattgccttctcctttctcaGATACAGCTTCCTGATAAATGTCTCTCAATTCCAAAATCTCCATactgtaatgtctctgcttattctGTTGCTGGATAGTCCTTAAGTAATCGGTGGCACTCATTTGAGCAAGGAAGAATTCCTTAGGTTAGAAATAATTTGTGAGGTGTGTATCCAGCCAGGCCAGGATGGAAAGAGCTTCTGACTGTTGATGTAAACATTGGGGAATCATGTAGAAGAAAGGGAAATCTACCAGACCTCAAAGTTGTTTACTCATGttagggatgggggtggggcatgAAGGACTatagaaatgataaataaaaatgcagtatGTTTAGGCCTGACCATTACTCCAGGAACTGGAGGTTAGAGTATAAAAGGTTCGTTTCTCCCTTTAGTGACTTCTTTTTTCTGTAACCCAACATTTTCAGCTTGTGTCTGTGACCAGTGGTTATAAAGTGATACAGATGAATTTAGTAATTCCCAAGATAGTTATTATTATCACTGTCTTCCtaatttatttcctcatctaAGCTTGGTTGTTTTAGTAACCTCCGTTTTACCCTGTTGAGGAATTGAATGCCTATCCCAACCATCCAAGGTGCCTTGTTCAAAAGGCATCCAAGTCCCAATGGCATCTGAGACAAGAACCCCTGAGAAATGGTCAAGAGGCTCTCAGGACTAAAGATCTGTGGTTATAAAAGGTTTGAGTTACAAGTTTAAGTAAGACCTAAGAATACATTGTTTTAGACCTACACACTCCTGACTACACTGTAGATTTCGAAAAAGTAGTCAGCGAAGATATCTGAATTAAGAAATCAAGAGAGAATTATAGGATATGGTCATTGACTTGGGAATCTCAGGCAGTTAGAATTTTCAGGATTCTTGTTATCTAGGTGTTAAAAAGTGAGtgccattttttattttagaggGACAAGATGCTTTTAAGACTAGCCCCAGAAAGATCAAAACTATAGTTGTCTAATAACTAGGATTGGCCAGAGGGCATAGCCAGTGTGAAAGGTTTAGATTTCAGAGTCATTTCAGAGACAGTTTTTTTCCTGAGGGAAGATGGTAAGTAGAACTTGCAAGTAGGTACAAGACCCATACATTTAATTGTGGAGTTTCAATCCTCCAGAAGGCTGTAGACATTATACTTAGCACTGTCCATTCTCTCAAGCCACTGACAACAGTACCTTCTTTTGGCCTTTTGGTTTACCCTTGACAGGACAGACTTCACTGGAGTTGCCACATAACCTCCTTTCTTGTAAATCTTCAGATAGCCAGGATCATGTTCTTACCAGTATCATCATTCTGATATAATGCCCCCTTAGCAACGTGTCCTTTGTACCTGGGGTGGACAAGTAGGCTCTACTGCCTTTGCCTTTCTTCCCCTGTCAGGctaaccatttccttcttgaaCCTCAAGACAACCCAAAAGGAGACTGAGTAAGAAAAGCACttggaatttttattaaaattggtATGATAAAAACActtatcttttactttcattcctAAAGCCATTCAGTGTCTTTGTGTCTGGATCCTCTATAAGGAATTTAGATGGGAAAAGTTCTTTTGCTGTGGTTTTGTCAACACTTccattttggtttcttctttatcctttgaTTTGGATGTCTCTGTCTTCCCTGGGTGAATCAGAACAGACTTAAgtttctttggatttctttgtTCAGTGTagaaaagttttcttaaattttctatgAACTTTGTTGGAAATagcttaatttttccttttcttgtccagTGAACCAGACCGAGGAAGGCTAACTCCCTCCCCAGACATCATTGTTTTGTCTGATAATGAGGCTTCCAGCCCCCGTTCCAGCTCCCGAATGGAAGAAAGACTCAAAGCAGCCAACCTAGAGATGTTTAAGGTAAAAAAAAGAGATTCCTTTCATCATTTCTTGCTTCTACTATTCTTTTTAATTCCCTGAGAGTCCCAtttctggtttttttctttcagtgtttactTTTTGGATCTAAATAACTACAAGTGGAGAAGAAAGTTTGGAAAAGTGTAGTTTAtctttggaaaatgaaaacttcatAATTCAGATCATGTAAACTCAACTCTTAGCTGGAAATACCTTCTATACTGTATCCTGGCTCTCCAAATATGGAGGAATTCCtaagtttttatgtatttctggAGGAAACATGGGTTTAAAAGATTAAGGAACATTATTTTCAAGGAAAGCAATATCTCCCTTTGGCCATTCTTCTGCCAGGAATCTGGTTAGCATTTATATATGATCTCTTCTTTCATTCTGTAAGCTATTTTTGAATACCTAACGaataccaggcactgtgccagaCTGTGTGCTAGGAACACAAAGGTAACAATTTCCATTGCACCTGTGCTTCTTGTGGAAGATGAAGGTTTTTGACCTAGAAGAATAGATCATCTTGCAGGAGTGTACTCTGAGTAACTGCTACTATAGCTGATAGTCTCCATGTTTCCTCAGGGGAAAGGCATTGAAGAACGGCAGCAACTCATCAAGCAGCTGAGAGATGAGCTGCGATTGGAAGAAGCCCGACTGGTGCTGttaaagaaactgagacagagtCAGCTACAGAAAGAGAACGTGGTTCAGAAGGTACTGTGCCCAAGAAATAAAGGactagcagaaagcaaagaaaaacagaatgggCTACCCCAGGTAGATTCGGCAGGGTGGCTCATTCTTCTCTGGTCCCCTGGGGTTTAGTCTCTAGGAacagtgttatttttttatttggggcCTTAATCAAGAAAACTAtgcttctgttttttcattttcccttctgGTCAACAGGAGCTTCAGACTGACAAGGAGTTTTGAAAGTCTAGAAGTGTACCAGATTTCTACCTCTGATTACTAGCCTTTTCCACTGtctcattttctcctctctcctaGACTCCAGTTGTACAGAATGCAGCATCTATTGTTCAGCCATCTCCTGCCCATGTGGGACAGCAAGGCCTGTCCAAGCTTCCCTCCCGGCCTGGGGCCCAAGGGGTTGAACAGAATTTGAGAACATTACAGGTATGTTACCCATAGTGTGATCTTAGTTTCAGGGAACTCTGTTATCCTATCTCGGTTTTGGGTCTTTTGTGAAGATCACAGAAAGAACCTGGCCTTGATAGACATGTCATTATTATCGATAATCCTGTTGGTCCTTAATGGCATGATTTAGTCTACAGTAGAAGGATGAATAACTGATCTTTCCACTGTAGTCTTTCTACTTCTTAGCCCTTTTCCATAGAGGGTTAAGATAGTTTATACCAAAaaagccagggaattcctaaCTACTAATCAAATTTTACAGTGATGGCAGATTTATCCCATAGATCATTAGACAGAATTACCAAGTATGACTATCTTTCTACTTAGCTATATATTATAGACAGTGTTTTCTGTTTGGCATTTTGTGAGGCATTTTGCCACCTACGACCATATCTTTTCACACTTCAGGGTCACAGTGTCATCCGTTCAGCGACCAATACCACCCTCCCACACATGTTAATGTCTCAACGTGTGATTGCGCCAAACCCAGCCCAGCTACAGGGTCAGCGGGGCCCGCCTAAGCCTGGCCTTGTACGCACCACAACACCCAATATGAATCCCACCATCAATTACCAACCGGTAAGAGGGAGCCCtaatatggaaacagaaaaatcttttatttgcTTTCCCTGTTGAAAAGGTCATAGATTTTAAGTTTTTGGACTAGGACAACAAAGGAAATTTTGGTGGGTTGGCAGTGGTCCCAAAAGTGAAATCATGAGGAATTTTATGAATATAGcatgtgcgtgcttagtcattaagtcgtgtctgactctttgcaaccccatggactatagcccaccaggctcatctgtccgtggagtttcccaggtaagagtactggagtgggttgccatttactcctccattggatcttcccaacccagggatcaaactcgagtctcctccatctcctacattggcaggcggattctttaccactgagccacctggaaagcccacatgAATATAGTAGTAGAGAAAAAGGGTTATATGCAGAGAAGGGTTATGAGCAGCAATAAGCTAAAATATGTCTAGAAGAAAGAACTAGAGGGATCTAAGGAATAAGAAGCATAAAGGATGTAAAACAAAGAATCCTGAATCTTTGCAGTTTTAGTTCATAGCCACTGTCATTCTCCTCTCCTGTGTGCCAAAATCCTTTTTCAGTGGAGAAGTGGGACACCTCGTGTCGTTTTCTGAGTTTGGGGGAAGCTGTGTAGGTCAGACTAGGATCAGGTAATGTTCTCTGCCACAAAagtaaaaattgatgctttctcTCACATATCATCACTGACCCCTACACTCAATCTGTTTCAGCAGTCAAGTTCTTCTGTTCCCTGTCAGCGCACAACATCCTCTGCCATCTATATGAATCTTGCCTCCCATATCCAGCCAGGGACCGTGAACAGGGTGTCCTCACCACTCCCCAGCCCCAGCGCCATGACAGATGCTGCCAACTCACAGGCTGCAGCCAAATTGGCTCTTCGCAAACAGCTGGAAAAGACACTCTTGGAGATTCCACCCCCTAAACCACCTGCTCCCTTGCTTCACTTCCTGCCTAGTGCAGCCAATAGCGAGTTCATCTACATGGTAGGCTTGGAGGAAGTCGTACAGAGTGTCATCGACAGCCAAGGTAAGGCTGTTTGTTGGCCAGTCTTTTTATCTAAGTAAAAGGTTGCCAAACTTGATTAGTATGGACAGAGTATCACATGATACTGTGTAATATTAAATAACCTCTCCCTGACTTTTACCAAACCACTCCCATCCTTTATTCAGAGGCTATTTAGgaacagcatatcaaaaagcttatttatttttggccacactgggtcttcattgctgcataggGACTGTGTCTAGTGGCAGCAAGCAGGGGTTGCTCTCTatttgcagtgtgcaggctggAGCCCTTTGACTCTGACACACATTTTCTTCTCAATATTGCATAATAGGAAATCAGAAAACTTGGGTTTTTATCATCCCAGTTTTGTCATTTGGAGCTGTGTTTCTTagacttagtttcctcatttgtaaatagggatcagttcagttcagttcagtcgctcagtcgtgtccgactccttgcgaccccatgaactgatggTACTATCTAATTCCCTAAAGTGATACTTTGCAATcaaatgaaatgtaaatattttataaatttcagagTCACTTTTTTAATTCAGCAGAGTAAACTCCTGGAAAAAGATTCATCTGATGAAGAGAAACAGGAGATGGAGTGGAAATGTGAGACCactgattattatttttgttggcaTCTAGGGAAAAGCTGTGCCTCTCTTCTGCGGGTCGAACCCTTTGTTTGTGCCCAGTGCCGCACAGACTTCACCCCTCACTGGAAGCAGGAGAAGAATGGAAAGATTCTGTGTGAGCAGTGTATGACCTCCAACCAGAAGAAGGCTCTAAAGGCAGAACACACCAACCGGCTGAAAAATGCTTTTGTTAAAGCCCTACAGCAGGAACAGGTAAGAATTCTGACTTCTCACCAGCCACCTGACCAGGTTGGATTTTACCAAAAGGCAGTTCTTTCTAGTTTAGAGGAGTTGTCTGTGTGAACACTACAGTCCAGGTGATCTAGGTTTCTGAAGCGAAGTTCCTTGAACCTAGAGGCCTGAGTTCCCTTTATACCCTTCTTACCATTCTGcctttcccatttccttttgACTACTTCTGATTGAGTAAGAGTTTAATGACACATGATGTCTGAGGTTAAGGGAAAGGGACAAAGGGCTGAGAATCTTGGCTTTCCCTGATAGCACTGAGGAAATTCCTCTATTATTGACTTCATTTCCTCAAACAAATGGATTTTGGTGAAAAGGATTTATATTTGTACTAGAA
Coding sequences within:
- the GATAD2B gene encoding transcriptional repressor p66-beta isoform X3, with amino-acid sequence MDRMTEDALRLNLLKRSLDPADERDDVLAKRLKMEGHEAMERLKMLALLKRKDLANLEVPHELPTKQDGSGVKGYEEKLNGNLRPHGDSRTAGRPGKENINDEPVDMSARRSEPDRGRLTPSPDIIVLSDNEASSPRSSSRMEERLKAANLEMFKGKGIEERQQLIKQLRDELRLEEARLVLLKKLRQSQLQKENVVQKTPVVQNAASIVQPSPAHVGQQGLSKLPSRPGAQGVEQNLRTLQGHSVIRSATNTTLPHMLMSQRVIAPNPAQLQGQRGPPKPGLVRTTTPNMNPTINYQPQSSSSVPCQRTTSSAIYMNLASHIQPGTVNRVSSPLPSPSAMTDAANSQAAAKLALRKQLEKTLLEIPPPKPPAPLLHFLPSAANSEFIYMVGLEEVVQSVIDSQGKSCASLLRVEPFVCAQCRTDFTPHWKQEKNGKILCEQCMTSNQKKALKAEHTNRLKNAFVKALQQEQEIEQRLQQQAALSPTTAPAVSSVSKQETIMRHHTLRQAPQPQSSLQRGIPTSARSMLSNFAQAPQLSVPGGLLGMPGVNIAYLNTGIGGHKAPSLADRQREYLLDMIPPRSISQSISGQK
- the GATAD2B gene encoding transcriptional repressor p66-beta isoform X1; the protein is MCVRVHCRLKKLMMDRMTEDALRLNLLKRSLDPADERDDVLAKRLKMEGHEAMERLKMLALLKRKDLANLEVPHELPTKQDGSGVKGYEEKLNGNLRPHGDSRTAGRPGKENINDEPVDMSARRSEPDRGRLTPSPDIIVLSDNEASSPRSSSRMEERLKAANLEMFKGKGIEERQQLIKQLRDELRLEEARLVLLKKLRQSQLQKENVVQKTPVVQNAASIVQPSPAHVGQQGLSKLPSRPGAQGVEQNLRTLQGHSVIRSATNTTLPHMLMSQRVIAPNPAQLQGQRGPPKPGLVRTTTPNMNPTINYQPQSSSSVPCQRTTSSAIYMNLASHIQPGTVNRVSSPLPSPSAMTDAANSQAAAKLALRKQLEKTLLEIPPPKPPAPLLHFLPSAANSEFIYMVGLEEVVQSVIDSQGKSCASLLRVEPFVCAQCRTDFTPHWKQEKNGKILCEQCMTSNQKKALKAEHTNRLKNAFVKALQQEQEIEQRLQQQAALSPTTAPAVSSVSKQETIMRHHTLRQAPQPQSSLQRGIPTSARSMLSNFAQAPQLSVPGGLLGMPGVNIAYLNTGIGGHKAPSLADRQREYLLDMIPPRSISQSISGQK
- the GATAD2B gene encoding transcriptional repressor p66-beta isoform X2, producing MCVRVHCRLKKLMMDRMTEDALRLNLLKRSLDPADERDDVLAKRLKMEGHEAMERLKMLALLKRKDLANLEVPHELPTKQDGSGVKGYEEKLNGNLRPHGDSRTAGRPGKENINDEPVDMSARRSEPDRGRLTPSPDIIVLSDNEASSPRSSSRMEERLKAANLEMFKGKGIEERQQLIKQLRDELRLEEARLVLLKKLRQSQLQKENVVQKTPVVQNAASIVQPSPAHVGQQGLSKLPSRPGAQGVEQNLRTLQGHSVIRSATNTTLPHMLMSQRVIAPNPAQLQGQRGPPKPGLVRTTTPNMNPTINYQPSSSSVPCQRTTSSAIYMNLASHIQPGTVNRVSSPLPSPSAMTDAANSQAAAKLALRKQLEKTLLEIPPPKPPAPLLHFLPSAANSEFIYMVGLEEVVQSVIDSQGKSCASLLRVEPFVCAQCRTDFTPHWKQEKNGKILCEQCMTSNQKKALKAEHTNRLKNAFVKALQQEQEIEQRLQQQAALSPTTAPAVSSVSKQETIMRHHTLRQAPQPQSSLQRGIPTSARSMLSNFAQAPQLSVPGGLLGMPGVNIAYLNTGIGGHKAPSLADRQREYLLDMIPPRSISQSISGQK